ACTCCGATAACATATTACGTTAATTAGAGCACTTATCCCCAATTAAATCAATTGACATGTTTGTTAACATACAATGGAACAAATTTTGTGACACTAATCGGACCAgacattaaattagttaggtAAGTCAAGGAGTTTCCTTTTTATTAGTCATTACCTATATATAAAAGGGTAAGAAGATCGATGGATGTCGCTACACGGGAGACTAGCAACAAACCAGAGACAGTTCCAACAAATACAAACCATTCTCTCTCTGCAGCAACCCAAAACATCCATCGAATTCCCTCTTCGACCCATGCTCGAATGGTATTGCCCATCTCCGAAGCTGACTTCTCCGAAGTTCCCACTCTTGACAAGTCTGGAGGCGCTCTGAAAATAAAGCAAATTAAAATGCAAAAATCGTTACACAACACAAtataaaaagaacaagaacatGGGATCTTAGAAAGCAGGGGAGCTTAGCTCACTTACTTGCCAAGAAGCCTGAGCAAGTTGCCTGAAAGAAACAACGAAGCAACAATAAACATGGCCAGGTATGAAATCAGAGTGAGGAAGTTGAATTGGTAGACTTGGAGTAAAACCcatgttgctgttgctgtCAAAAGAGTCAGCAAACTCTGCCTCTTCTTCCTCCACAGGATTATATCACTCAAAGTATCAGACATGTTGGTGATAGATGTTGATGACTGGAGCAAAGCTCAAgctgaagatgaagatgaagatgaagagcaGGACACGCTAATTTTGAAATATTGATTTTGAAGCGGTTAGTTGAGATATGCTTAAAGGGTGTTTGGTTTTTGGGCTTACACGTATGGATCTGAGTATTGGAAACGTGGAAACCATGCAAGCCTTCTCCATTTGTGGTCACTTCTTGCGTGGAGCCTTGGACTGTGGGAGTACACAACAGCGCATACGGTTCCAGGAGAGGAAAAGGCTTACCTCTTGTCTGATTGTTAACCCAAACAGGATTTCATCAAGCCCAACCCATTGCATTCATATTCCTAATGGATTTTTTTAGGATAATGATTTCTCCactccaattttatttaactacacttcttttttagttatagaatggagtgtaagtggataaaattggagtgggaaaatcaccACTCCTTTTTTATAGCCCCCCAATTGGAAGCTATTTGAAAAGTACTTCTTCAAAAATACGTATTTTATAACTCATAAGCACTTTTAACAATTTCTACCAAACGTTATGTGATGAGGTCAAGAGTCGAGAATACTTcagaaattattatatatacactCACTTCCAAAGCAACACTTGCAAATAAAGGAGCTACTGAAATTAAACTTTTAGTGAcaagacccgacccaatttctactttggaattcgagccaagtccggtgcgtgtccgacacctggcgaatgtcggacacaaaagacctttttacccttcttgcttcaaattttctttaaaattcccctagacttctgccgaaatttcggcagagtttcccctgtattttgaccaattccaaatttttccacctgttaaacaatcagtaCATCCaacccaacagccagaatatgtcaagtaacagatctcaactccatttttccactaatactagatatcagagcatactctaaagttttcaaggtttcaaggattttctacaaaactctacctttgCGCGGAAGCTAagattggcccggtggtggatcccacgtacttctacggcctgggggtgaaaacagtttgaagatgtgagtggaccaaacatgagaattcttgaaaacagtttaacaatcataataacccccactataaaaattgttaaataaactgaatacgtacattccatttaaagcctactaaactcaaagcattccgtgtaaatcataatcaagctcgataaattttattcaaaagcactgaaatcaaacttgtataaaagctctgtactcaaactttgcataactgaacaattatataaagatatagaatgcgcaaatatcaaagaaactggtttgaaatagctgaaaatcataactgaataaaagagctgaaaatcctttgaaaataccacctatttgtacccctgtcatatccgtcaattcctctggcagtctcgggcgccacgcagtccacccgagccgcaaactggcgaaatcaggggattatgatcagcctgatctgccggcagattcctcgaggacaccaagtcagctcgagtcgctctggcaggatgcaggggaccgtagtcagcctgatccgcaatcctggcaggtctcggggacacagagtcagccgagccgcaatcctggcaggtctcgggacaccaag
Above is a genomic segment from Prunus dulcis chromosome 7, ALMONDv2, whole genome shotgun sequence containing:
- the LOC117635429 gene encoding reticulon-like protein B13; this translates as MSDTLSDIILWRKKRQSLLTLLTATATWVLLQVYQFNFLTLISYLAMFIVASLFLSGNLLRLLGKAPPDLSRVGTSEKSASEMGNTIRAWVEEGIRWMFWVAAEREWFVFVGTVSGLLLVSRVATSIDLLTLLYIGIVTGMTVPAMYVKYQDKIEWGEEKLKAQLKRYYDMVDEKVVKKIQNKLVTVREEKEKKVE